The Ananas comosus cultivar F153 linkage group 20, ASM154086v1, whole genome shotgun sequence region aattaataattaacttagtaataaaatattggctaaattaataactatttattaaagtttaaaatttaaaattttaattttttaaaattgtaaatttgagattttaaaattttaaaatttaaaagtttatattttaaattttaaaatataaatataaaatataaaaattcaaattctaatataaagaaagggataataccattattttttatttatactactcactttaattcttattccatcttatttaaccaaacgctattttttttatttccaggaataacccaattttcatccaaacataaaattgatataatctccgcttatacctcaatttatatctatcatTGGAATAACCACTTTTTatttattcccgaaccaaacgatacctaataGGGTTTTGGCGTGCTTATTTTTTCCACCTTTCGaacttctcctttctctctcttcctctttgtcTCTGTCTTTGCCATGTCGATCCGCCATTACCTCTATGTTTGTTCGTATTAAACTGGCTCTTTCTTAGAATTTCAATGCTAAAACTCACTAGTACACTCTGAATCTGACTCATTTGCTGAAGTTTTTGACTATCTATATTGTTTTGAAAGCTCTTCAAGACATTCATTTGCTGAAACTACAACTATTATTTTAGAGCGCATGTTTTCTGTTTGCTATATTTTGACCTACGCCCTAATGGAACAAACTAAAAATACGTCAATTGGAGAGAGTAATTATACACAGTAATATAATCTTATATGCCCATTCATATCCTACATAAAGTAAATTTTGtttaagattataaaatttgtaaatgcGGGTTCCAAGTGCAAACAATCaggcaaaaaaattataattgcatTAATGTCGACAGTGAAGTAAGCAAGATgcaaatattatagatatatatctataattgTATGCATCTCCAATTGTATTGTATCTACataatatttcatttttataatatttgggTGTTTTTGATGTCAAAATAACAGGTTAGAAACTTAATTAAAAGTTGAGTTTTAATGCAAAAACATTTCAAATGTCTTAAATCACATTGATCAGATCATAAATTTTAACCTGAAGACATTTATAACTCAGAAAATgctaatactattaatagtaagcAGGTTGatactatagtcttatttttGACGATAAAGCATCCGACTTTATAATTCAttccgttgaatatgatttatgatatttaaaatatttagcaatCACGCTTGGCATTTTTTACATTACAGTTACTGAACAATTAAGTCTCAAAAGAACAATAAAGTGAAtagtgaaaattaaataatcttagAAACTTAAGAAtaagattattcaatttaagatccatggcattaattttgatggaaatatttcaaagtattttttAGTAGAAATCAGACTTGTTTGAATTTCTTCGCATTGTTACACATCAAATAACTCGTTCTGGTCaataaaaactattatttttaagaCCTATTAATTCTTAGATAATTgttgtgaaaaaaaatataaaatctgaTGTCTAAATCCTTCGATCTCGCAATCACAGGATCAGGAGTGGGATTGGCACACAGAAATGTTGCGAAAGTCTTTAAATATTCTCAATTATGTTCATTAGAGTGGATCATCAGTTTGAAACCTGTACGATTCAAGAAGAGGCGATATCACTAACTCCTATATACTATCAAAAGTATAATAGTATTTTTCTTTAGTTCCTTTCTAGATGTTAAAGTAATATATCTAATTAATGATAACTTATTCGCTAAGATGATTTTCTTGTGTGATTGGaagctaaaatttaatttttgctcctaaaaaaaatttggtatcaAAGATTTTATAAGGTAGCATGTTTTATCAACAAAGTGATTTAttatactcaaaaaaaaaacttttggggctttttttgcatttagcccccggcaaatttttattttgaaacttgtcctatcaaaatttaatttgcaaaaatggccatgagcctgccacgcaggcgccacgtcagcgccacgcgagcATGGCCGgggccagtgtgttaagttgtacacggtaaaccattcaccatgttcaaacacggtgaatggttcgccgtgttttttatttgtattccttttttttttttttttcctttttcaaaaatctgaacccgaatccgaacccgaaaatcaaattaaaactcaaacccgacggattttaaaaattcatacccatattcatatccgaccaaaaactcgaaatccaaacctaaacccagcgagttttaaaaatttataccgttgaatgaagatctaaggaataaaaattattaaatattttttatattgtataaataaataaaaaataaattatgtatatatataatttattcgggtttgggttcgaataatatttcggatatccatacccattgacatccctactctctattcctcttttcaatatttatattgcgaaaaatacatatatttgtattttttctaGACATGgtaaaccatttaccgtgtttggacacggtgaatggttcaccgtgtttaacttaactaccgcCCCCAGCCCCGctcacgtggcgctgacgtgatGCTTGCCTGGTAGGGAcgggaccatttttgcaaatataaatttgctggggttatttttaaaaataatttttttaagggtccaattgcaaaaaaaagccctaacttttggttcctcaaaaaatcgtgaaaactgttttcaaaattttttttatgaaaaacagtctttacatattttttcccaaataaaaaaatctaaaaaaataaaaaatattctagtaaaaattatttttcttggaATCAATAggacaaaaagtattttttcaacgaaaaaactattttttaaaattatttttaaagaataaacaTTTTTGAAAGAGAATACGTTATCCACcctaaatatttgattatacTTATCATCTTTCAAATACTGCATGCTTCTTGAGTAAGTGGGAGGATATATGGATTCATAATGTTCACGCATCCAAaaacaactttttaatttattgtacaCAAACAATTTGGTGCACTATGTGCATgcagaaataaattttatttctccaGCCGCACGACACTCTGTCAAACGATACTCTCTCAAAGATCGAATATGGTACTCACTCTAAACATTCGATTACACTTCTCGTCTTCTAAATACTGCATGCTTTTTGAGTAATTTAGAGGATATATGGACCACGACGTTTGCGCATCCAAAAAGGGCCTTATATCTGAATATAACGGGCGGTGCACAAGCAATTCGGTGCACTGGGTACacgcaaaaagaaaaaatctttcTTTCTCGAGCCGCACGAAACAGCCGTATTAGGGGAGAAGAGAGtgcccacaaaaaaaaaaaaaaaaaaaaagaaaagaaaaaaaaaagcaaaagataaCAAAATATCGAGCTATAAATTAGTCAAACATAGTTCGCTCTTGTTCCTCTTTTCCTTCACTCAACCTCTTCACGTTGTGGATTATTCGAAGCTCCGATTAACGATTTTTTCCCCAAAAAGGAGAGGAGATAGGGCGTCGAATTCGACGCCGAAAGAGCGATTTCATCGTATTTTCGGGCCAATTTTGGTGCGAATTCGTCTCGTATTGAGGAGTCGGCGCTGGATTTAGCTCTTAATCGAGGATTTGTAGCTGTTTCTCGTCGAATTTGTGAGCTGGGTTTGGGTGGGATTGGGGCATGTCGCTCTTCCGGAAGCTGTTCTACAAGAAGCCGCCCGATGGGCTTCTGGAGATCTCGGAGAACATCTACGGTACGAAAAAGCGCTTTTTTTTGGGTGTTGTAATGGTGGTGTGTGTTGAAATGTTGTGCTTTTGCTTTTGGCTTGCTAATTTGTTGCCAAAGTTTGCTCCTTTTTGTCTCTTTAAGCTCTATTGGTGCTTGGCTGTGGAGAATTAATTTCCATTTTTAGCACAAGGGAGTTAATGGCCCTTTTTAGGAATTGCATTTTCTTTGAGAGTACAAAGTGGGCAAATAGAGTTAGAAATGGTAGAGTTGGTTGTAGGTTAGGAGAGGTAGAGTATGTAGGAACTAGGGTTTCGAAATTGATGTTTGCTATGCACTATTTAGTGTAAGAGGATTTATAGGAACCTAAGAATACATCATCGAGTCTATATTTGCTAAGAAAAGAATGGCTTTGCTGCATTAACTAAATTAGGTCTACCGCGGCCTAATTTAGTTAATAGAAGCAGTTGCAGTAGCTCCTGTGGGGGCTGCCGGGGCGAAATTTCCCTCATGTGGCGGCAACTCTATGAGTCTTGGTGGAATGTCATGGCATTTTGCGTTTACGGGAGGTGACATGGCGACTCTTGACCCGCCATGGCACCCAATATGATTAGTGATGTGGAAGCCACTTAGAATCGAGGAATATATTTTGAGTGattttacttttcttcttgATGATATGCGACGTTACTCGTTCTTTCTATTACCTGTCATTGATATTCTCAATGTTATAGAATTGAATTTTGTGATCTCTAGATTTTATAATTAGCCTTTTGCATGAATGTCATATGAAAGATTATTGATTGCATGGTGAAAATTGAGTTTTTAAGTACTTAGGAAAAGGAATTAGGAAGAAATGTTGGATGTTCACTTTGGGCTCGTACTGAGCAGCAAGCTGTGTAATGTTGCCATCCAATATTTGTTAGGTGAATGTCTAATTTGAATCATGAGGATGGTTCGGATGATCTTTAGGATGTGATCCGCCATCAGAAGCTGCCGATGGGTGGTTAGAGTATCTTTAATTGTATCTTGGCAGTCAACTTTAGTTTGGCTTTTGTTCGTGAACCCCAATCCACATCTTATGTGGATCGGGTTGAATTTAAATgggccaatgtggacacaccacatggcaaCAGTTCGGAAAAAGTAGAGTTTAATCAAGTTAATGAGTCAAATTGAGGCTTGTGGTAGCTCTTCATTTCTTGAGATTTTGGACAATTTTCATTGATCCTACTTATAGATTACTATCTAAAGAGTCCAAATAGAGCTGTTTGAAATCTGAGTGAAGGAAAGTAATACAATTTCTACTCTATacttaatagtaaaaaattattttgcatgCTTATCATAATTGAGTTGCTTTTCATTATATTCTAGGCTGTTACTTCTAAAGCAAGGATTAAGTGCTGTGGCACAGGGCTGTGCCAAGCACATGTCGGCGCGGTATGACACGGTGCGTGTTGTGCCGTGCTGACATGTACCCTTCAGAAATATACTTGTGTGCGGACACGCAATGGtgtgaaatatttatttcttttgcatcgatatattctaattgcttattatatctCTTTATCAAATCTTGTGCACTTTGTTGATGCAACTACTTGCTAATTTCAAAGAAATGCGGGTTTTGGACCTTGCCATTGGGACGGGCGTCATATCGTATAGATGTTTTGTCGGCACAGTGggcacggcccgtgccgatgggcacttaaaccCTTGTTCTAAAGTACATTCTCTGGAAAAAAACAACTTTTAGTTAGGACACTTGtgcttttcaatttttttctcttctgcATAGTAAGGAGATTTTATAAGGTCTATTTAGCCTAGTTTGTTCGGGAACAGACCCTGAAAAGTTAGATCATCGTCATTGCTAAATGGAGATGCTTTTGAGAAGATCaggtttttcttcttttacggTCAGTATTGTTGCTATCACTATTGATTCTTTTCAAGTTGATCCGATGGAACAAGCTTTCTATTAATAATAAACTTTTTACCTATAGCGTTCGATTGCTGCTTCTCCACTGATTTTTTGGAAGAAGATGAGTTCAAAGACTACTTGGGAGGCATTGTAGCACAGCTCCATGAACATTTTCCTGACGCCTCGTTCATGATCTTCAATTTTGGTGATGGGGATAGAGAAAGCCAGATAGCCCGAATTCTCTCAGAGTATAATATGACTGTGATGGACTATCCCCGCCATTACGAGGGTTGCCCTTTACTGCGTGTTGAGATGATCCATCATTTCTTGAGGTCGAGTGAGAGTTGGCTTTCTTTAGGacatcataattttttgttgATGCATTCTGAGCGAGGGGGGTGGCCTGTTCTGGCTTTCATGTTAGCAGCTCTTCTTGTGTACTTGAAGCAGTATAGTAGTGAGCAGAAAACCTTGGAGATGATTtacaagcaagctcctcctGAGCTCTTGGAACTGCTTTCTGCTTTGAATCCCGTGCCTTCCCAGCTGAGGTACTTGCAATACATCTCAAGGAGAAATGTCGCCTCAGAGTGGCCTCCTGATGATCGAGCGCTTACCATGGATTGCGTGATATTGAGGATGATCCCAAACTTTGATGATGAAGGTGGTTGCAGGCCAATTTTCCGAATTTATGGTCCGGATCCTCTTATGCCTACTGATCAAACTCCAAAAGTTCTTTTTTCAACTCCGAAGAAAAGTAAATTTGTCCAGCTTTACAGACAggtaattatttatttgttatgtgtttgtttttattttttatataaacagCGTTAAATGCACTTCACCTTTGCAAACACTAGCATTTGATGATCTCGCTTTTcataatttgtaatatatattttttcatcgtactgATACAGCTAGATGTTGAGGTGCAAGTTGTCGCGAGACTAATCCCATATTATCATGTTTCATACTAGAAAATACTTATTAGaagcaaaaaataaatctaCTTCTTTGCTTGCATCTGAACTATCAGCTGCAGCAGAAAACTAACTCTTTTACTTCTAACTTTTTTTCCTGTTGCTTGTCATGGAATTCAGGCTGATTGCGAACTAGTTAAAATTGACATGCACTGCCATATTCAAGGAGACGTAGTCCTTGAATGCATCCATCTAGATAAGGATCTAAACGGGGAAGAAATGGTGTTTCGTGTCATGTTTAATACTGCTTTCATTAGATCGAACATATTAATGCTGAATCGTGATCAAATAGACATTTTGTGGGATGCAAAGGACCAGTTTTCTAATGAATTTAGAGCTGAGGTATGTGTTTTTGTCTTTAGAACTTATTTTTACCTTGGTTGATTGCAAACTTAATTAAGTTTGACCCCAGTTCAGTTTCCTTCTTATGAGTTCTGATTTAACAATTTAGTCCTTAAAGTATGAATCCAATTTTGATTTCCACCTGTCAAGtctaaaattaacaatttagCCCTGGAAATTTAACCCCCCTCTTTAGTTTCATGTTAAGAGTGTCAATTTTAATGAAGCAAAACTCTGAGGATGGCATTGACATGGCACTTTTTTCAGAAGGTAAACTATTAGAAGGACTTATTTCTCATGCGGAATATGGTTTGAAGACTAAACTGTGAAATTTGAGAtgatgaatatgaattttgaaagCAAAACAGGATTGAACTTTAGGGACTAACTTTGCTTTTAAACCTTGTATTTTCCACTGTCCCTCTTATGGCGTGCGGTATTTCTTATATGAAGATTCTTTTTTCGGAGATGGATACAACGCGATCATTTGTCACGTTGAATTTTTCTTGTGAGGAGAAAGGACTCCCCGTAGAAGCATTTGCCAAAGTTCAGGAGATCTTCAACAATGTAGATTGGCTAGGTGTGAAGGGGGACGACGCACTTCATGCACTACAGCAAATAACAACGCCGTCGCCCGAGAAGTCTAATGCCGTTGCTGGACAGAAATTAGGAACtgattttatttcatttgaaaCAAGTCCTGACATTCTTGtggaaaaattgcaaaatggTAAACCCAATGAAATCTCGAGATCTGGAAATTCAGAAGTGGCTTCCTTAACTCCGCATTCACTTTCAAATAGTTCTTTTGGTTTAGGCCAGCCTTATGAAAATGGTATATCAGCAGTCTTACCgccatctccgccgccgcctcctccgccgcctcctccgccaccaccaTATTTTTCAACAGTTGATAAACGTAGAATATCAAAAGTTCTTCCTAATCCTTCTCTTCCTACTACTACTGTTTCCTCATCACCATCATCAACTGCAAAGTTTGCTCCACtgccaccgcctccgccgccaccaCTTCCACTTTCAAAGGCGAAACCTGTTTCTTCCCtttctcgggaatcggtcccctCAAACTCTTCACTATCTAATACAACAATTTCTATACAGCCAACGCGTCAACAACCTTCGATCAACATCTTAAATAAGAAATCTACCGAAATCCCTACCCATCCTCTACTGCCACCAGGCACCTCATTAGTTCCTCTTCCTTGTACTCCACCTATTAAAAAGGCATCTCCTCCCCAgcctccgccacctcctcctcctcctctacctTCTCCACCTGCATTTTCACGTGCTAAATCTTCTCTAGTTGCATCTACACCTTCAACTCCATCTAGCATCCCTCGACCTCCTCCTTTGCCTCAAGGTTTTCCtaatctttcttcttcttctataaaGAAGGTAGCAAACATGACAAATGCTCCCGCcctgccgccgccaccaccacctctACCACCACCTCTACATTCTTCGCCTTCTCTATTTGCATCTAGACCTTCACCACCATCTAGTATTCCTTCCCCACCTCCGCTACCCAGTACCTCATCAATTCCTTGTCCTTGTCCTTCGCCTTTAAACAGGGCAGCTAGTATGAAAAGCACAATTCCCCCACCACCCCCACCTCCATGTTCTGGGTCTTCTCCAAATGCATCTATACCCTTAGCACCTCCCCCACCCCCCCCACTATCAAATTTTACCCCGCAGAAATCATCCCCTGTTCCACCTGCACCGCCGCCTCCGATTCTTGCTAAGGAATCCTTGAAATTTTCTCAGCCTACTTCGGAGAATACGAGAATAGGCAATGGTCCTGTGCCGCCTCCACCTAGTACTTTAATGCCCCTTAGTTCACTCGGTATTAAAAGCCGTAACGTAGCACACTCCAAAAGCCCAAGGAGCTTGCACTCTCTCCAAACATCATCCAAAAAAGCTTCTCTGAAGCCGTTGCACTGGGTTAAAGTAACAAGAGCAATGCAAGGAAGTTTATGGGCTGAGACGCAAAAATCCAATGAAGTATCCAAGTATCAAGCCCTCCTTgttacatcattttcttaatTGATCATTGCAGAAGTATGGatcttatttcttttctttgttgtcTATGCTAGGGCTCTGGAGATTGATATGTCTGAACTTGAGAGTCTTTTTGCAGCAGTGGTTCCAAATTCAGATGCTCCTAATTCGGGTGAAAAATCAAGTCGGCGTGCCTCTGTTGGGGGAAAATCAGATAAAGTTCATCTGGTAAGCTTTGCCTTATACTTTTATACTACCTGCTTCtgttatttaaatatttcttttcaaCTTCTAATCTTGTTTCTTCTTgactttattaattttatcgGCTGCTATATTTCATTGTCTAGATCATCTTTACTTTTATGGaattttagttcaaaatttCATAGATGTAATCATATCATGGTATATGGAAGAGACCGCAATTGGTCAATGGGTTAAGGGGTAAAAAGGGGGGAGGGGGGCGCGGAATCTAAGCAAGTTACATGTTTCATATATTTGTCTCATCATTATCCTATCAGATTCAAGTAACATTTTTACTGGCTTCTTTGAAAAATTGATCAAGTAATTCGTGTATGTAATGGTAGGTATTTGAATTGTTGAATCAAATGCCGTATTCATTCTTGTCCAATTATTATTACGAAATTACATGAGAAAACAGATAGCATTCAAGTATTACTAGTACCAGGTTCTCAGGAATCATATTCAGGGGAATGTGACTCTTGATGTTAATCCTGTAATCTCCAAAAGAAACACACAAGTGTCTCATGGAATGTCGATGGGCATGAGCACTTGCCTTGGATCTACATGCATATTTAAATGCCAGATTTGTCAAGACGAAGAAATTAAGATAAGGTCATGTGACAAATACCAAATGCTTCCATATTTGGACAAATGTAAGAGAATCTTTTACTAGAATGCTCTGTTGTCACCTGTTTGGCAGATCA contains the following coding sequences:
- the LOC109725495 gene encoding formin-like protein 6 isoform X3; the protein is MSLFRKLFYKKPPDGLLEISENIYAFDCCFSTDFLEEDEFKDYLGGIVAQLHEHFPDASFMIFNFGDGDRESQIARILSEYNMTVMDYPRHYEGCPLLRVEMIHHFLRSSESWLSLGHHNFLLMHSERGGWPVLAFMLAALLVYLKQYSSEQKTLEMIYKQAPPELLELLSALNPVPSQLRYLQYISRRNVASEWPPDDRALTMDCVILRMIPNFDDEGGCRPIFRIYGPDPLMPTDQTPKVLFSTPKKSKFVQLYRQADCELVKIDMHCHIQGDVVLECIHLDKDLNGEEMVFRVMFNTAFIRSNILMLNRDQIDILWDAKDQFSNEFRAEILFSEMDTTRSFVTLNFSCEEKGLPVEAFAKVQEIFNNVDWLGVKGDDALHALQQITTPSPEKSNAVAGQKLGTDFISFETSPDILVEKLQNGKPNEISRSGNSEVASLTPHSLSNSSFGLGQPYENGISAVLPPSPPPPPPPPPPPPPYFSTVDKRRISKVLPNPSLPTTTVSSSPSSTAKFAPLPPPPPPPLPLSKAKPVSSLSRESVPSNSSLSNTTISIQPTRQQPSINILNKKSTEIPTHPLLPPGTSLVPLPCTPPIKKASPPQPPPPPPPPLPSPPAFSRAKSSLVASTPSTPSSIPRPPPLPQGFPNLSSSSIKKVANMTNAPALPPPPPPLPPPLHSSPSLFASRPSPPSSIPSPPPLPSTSSIPCPCPSPLNRAASMKSTIPPPPPPPCSGSSPNASIPLAPPPPPPLSNFTPQKSSPVPPAPPPPILAKESLKFSQPTSENTRIGNGPVPPPPSTLMPLSSLGIKSRNVAHSKSPRSLHSLQTSSKKASLKPLHWVKVTRAMQGSLWAETQKSNEVSKALEIDMSELESLFAAVVPNSDAPNSGEKSSRRASVGGKSDKVHLIDLRRANNCEIMLTKVKMPLPDLLVPTLTYFIACPR
- the LOC109725495 gene encoding formin-like protein 6 isoform X2 — protein: MSLFRKLFYKKPPDGLLEISENIYAFDCCFSTDFLEEDEFKDYLGGIVAQLHEHFPDASFMIFNFGDGDRESQIARILSEYNMTVMDYPRHYEGCPLLRVEMIHHFLRSSESWLSLGHHNFLLMHSERGGWPVLAFMLAALLVYLKQYSSEQKTLEMIYKQAPPELLELLSALNPVPSQLRYLQYISRRNVASEWPPDDRALTMDCVILRMIPNFDDEGGCRPIFRIYGPDPLMPTDQTPKVLFSTPKKSKFVQLYRQADCELVKIDMHCHIQGDVVLECIHLDKDLNGEEMVFRVMFNTAFIRSNILMLNRDQIDILWDAKDQFSNEFRAEILFSEMDTTRSFVTLNFSCEEKGLPVEAFAKVQEIFNNVDWLGVKGDDALHALQQITTPSPEKSNAVAGQKLGTDFISFETSPDILVEKLQNGQPYENGISAVLPPSPPPPPPPPPPPPPYFSTVDKRRISKVLPNPSLPTTTVSSSPSSTAKFAPLPPPPPPPLPLSKAKPVSSLSRESVPSNSSLSNTTISIQPTRQQPSINILNKKSTEIPTHPLLPPGTSLVPLPCTPPIKKASPPQPPPPPPPPLPSPPAFSRAKSSLVASTPSTPSSIPRPPPLPQGFPNLSSSSIKKVANMTNAPALPPPPPPLPPPLHSSPSLFASRPSPPSSIPSPPPLPSTSSIPCPCPSPLNRAASMKSTIPPPPPPPCSGSSPNASIPLAPPPPPPLSNFTPQKSSPVPPAPPPPILAKESLKFSQPTSENTRIGNGPVPPPPSTLMPLSSLGIKSRNVAHSKSPRSLHSLQTSSKKASLKPLHWVKVTRAMQGSLWAETQKSNEVSKALEIDMSELESLFAAVVPNSDAPNSGEKSSRRASVGGKSDKVHLIDLRRANNCEIMLTKVKMPLPDLLISLLALDDSILDADQVENLIKFCPTKEEMDLLKGYDGDKENLGKCEQFFLELMKVPRVESKLRVLSFKIQFRSQVGELKNSLNVINSASEEVRSSVKLKRIMQTILSLGNALNQGTARGSAIGFRLDSLLKLSDTRARNNKMTLMHYLCKVLADKLPDVLDFQKDLVNLEAASKIQLKYLAEEMQAIQKGLEKVEQELTASESDGPISETFHKTLKEFLVVAEAEVRSLTSLYSAVGRNADALALYFGEDPVRCPFEQVVSTLLSFMKMFERANEENLKQLEMEKKKAQKEAEKSKIAAQK
- the LOC109725495 gene encoding formin-like protein 6 isoform X1 encodes the protein MSLFRKLFYKKPPDGLLEISENIYAFDCCFSTDFLEEDEFKDYLGGIVAQLHEHFPDASFMIFNFGDGDRESQIARILSEYNMTVMDYPRHYEGCPLLRVEMIHHFLRSSESWLSLGHHNFLLMHSERGGWPVLAFMLAALLVYLKQYSSEQKTLEMIYKQAPPELLELLSALNPVPSQLRYLQYISRRNVASEWPPDDRALTMDCVILRMIPNFDDEGGCRPIFRIYGPDPLMPTDQTPKVLFSTPKKSKFVQLYRQADCELVKIDMHCHIQGDVVLECIHLDKDLNGEEMVFRVMFNTAFIRSNILMLNRDQIDILWDAKDQFSNEFRAEILFSEMDTTRSFVTLNFSCEEKGLPVEAFAKVQEIFNNVDWLGVKGDDALHALQQITTPSPEKSNAVAGQKLGTDFISFETSPDILVEKLQNGKPNEISRSGNSEVASLTPHSLSNSSFGLGQPYENGISAVLPPSPPPPPPPPPPPPPYFSTVDKRRISKVLPNPSLPTTTVSSSPSSTAKFAPLPPPPPPPLPLSKAKPVSSLSRESVPSNSSLSNTTISIQPTRQQPSINILNKKSTEIPTHPLLPPGTSLVPLPCTPPIKKASPPQPPPPPPPPLPSPPAFSRAKSSLVASTPSTPSSIPRPPPLPQGFPNLSSSSIKKVANMTNAPALPPPPPPLPPPLHSSPSLFASRPSPPSSIPSPPPLPSTSSIPCPCPSPLNRAASMKSTIPPPPPPPCSGSSPNASIPLAPPPPPPLSNFTPQKSSPVPPAPPPPILAKESLKFSQPTSENTRIGNGPVPPPPSTLMPLSSLGIKSRNVAHSKSPRSLHSLQTSSKKASLKPLHWVKVTRAMQGSLWAETQKSNEVSKALEIDMSELESLFAAVVPNSDAPNSGEKSSRRASVGGKSDKVHLIDLRRANNCEIMLTKVKMPLPDLLISLLALDDSILDADQVENLIKFCPTKEEMDLLKGYDGDKENLGKCEQFFLELMKVPRVESKLRVLSFKIQFRSQVGELKNSLNVINSASEEVRSSVKLKRIMQTILSLGNALNQGTARGSAIGFRLDSLLKLSDTRARNNKMTLMHYLCKVLADKLPDVLDFQKDLVNLEAASKIQLKYLAEEMQAIQKGLEKVEQELTASESDGPISETFHKTLKEFLVVAEAEVRSLTSLYSAVGRNADALALYFGEDPVRCPFEQVVSTLLSFMKMFERANEENLKQLEMEKKKAQKEAEKSKIAAQK
- the LOC109725495 gene encoding formin-like protein 6 isoform X4, which encodes MSLFRKLFYKKPPDGLLEISENIYAFDCCFSTDFLEEDEFKDYLGGIVAQLHEHFPDASFMIFNFGDGDRESQIARILSEYNMTVMDYPRHYEGCPLLRVEMIHHFLRSSESWLSLGHHNFLLMHSERGGWPVLAFMLAALLVYLKQYSSEQKTLEMIYKQAPPELLELLSALNPVPSQLRYLQYISRRNVASEWPPDDRALTMDCVILRMIPNFDDEGGCRPIFRIYGPDPLMPTDQTPKVLFSTPKKSKFVQLYRQADCELVKIDMHCHIQGDVVLECIHLDKDLNGEEMVFRVMFNTAFIRSNILMLNRDQIDILWDAKDQFSNEFRAEILFSEMDTTRSFVTLNFSCEEKGLPVEAFAKVQEIFNNVDWLGVKGDDALHALQQITTPSPEKSNAVAGQKLGTDFISFETSPDILVEKLQNGKPNEISRSGNSEVASLTPHSLSNSSFGLGQPYENGISAVLPPSPPPPPPPPPPPPPYFSTVDKRRISKVLPNPSLPTTTVSSSPSSTAKFAPLPPPPPPPLPLSKAKPVSSLSRESVPSNSSLSNTTISIQPTRQQPSINILNKKSTEIPTHPLLPPGTSLVPLPCTPPIKKASPPQPPPPPPPPLPSPPAFSRAKSSLVASTPSTPSSIPRPPPLPQGFPNLSSSSIKKVANMTNAPALPPPPPPLPPPLHSSPSLFASRPSPPSSIPSPPPLPSTSSIPCPCPSPLNRAASMKSTIPPPPPPPCSGSSPNASIPLAPPPPPPLSNFTPQKSSPVPPAPPPPILAKESLKFSQPTSENTRIGNGPVPPPPSTLMPLSSLGIKSRNVAHSKSPRSLHSLQTSSKKASLKPLHWVKVTRAMQGSLWAETQKSNEVSKYQALLVTSFS